A DNA window from Comamonas fluminis contains the following coding sequences:
- a CDS encoding aromatic ring-hydroxylating dioxygenase subunit alpha, translating to MNWLKNAWYVAGFKSELDGGAVVARRLLNTAVVMLRHSDGRVAALEDVCPHRLLPLSAGTRVGDELQCGYHGIRIAVDGACTLAPGQVHIPKQACVRKFALEERHGLLWIWLGDAPANSDLIPNIHWNESDDWACSRGYHHVDADFRLAVDNLMDLGHESWVHLRTIGQEDEEAIPSYPVKVTVHGDGAVRAHREMPNIDAPPFFAMVLDHQGRINRWQTAVSSSPSICMTDFGVYPVGTSADNAYRSHVLHMLTPETENTTHYFWSVARNRRLDDEALTESVRQAIVHTFDEDAVVLSLQQKQVQEYGGPVPRVALKVDEAPIRARRMLDALIKREEQEPGFIYQPALMIEDTTPELSM from the coding sequence ATGAACTGGTTGAAGAACGCTTGGTATGTGGCGGGGTTCAAGTCCGAACTTGATGGTGGCGCCGTGGTTGCGCGCAGGCTGCTGAATACGGCGGTCGTCATGCTGCGCCATTCCGATGGCCGTGTGGCGGCGCTGGAAGATGTCTGCCCGCATCGCCTGCTGCCGCTGTCTGCGGGCACCCGTGTGGGGGATGAGCTGCAGTGCGGCTATCACGGCATTCGCATTGCGGTGGATGGCGCTTGCACGCTGGCCCCGGGGCAGGTGCACATTCCAAAGCAAGCCTGCGTGCGCAAATTCGCGCTGGAAGAGCGTCATGGCCTGCTGTGGATCTGGCTGGGTGATGCACCAGCAAACTCCGATCTGATTCCCAATATTCACTGGAATGAAAGCGACGACTGGGCCTGCTCTCGCGGCTACCACCATGTGGATGCAGATTTCCGTCTGGCGGTGGACAACCTCATGGACCTGGGGCATGAAAGCTGGGTGCATCTGCGCACCATTGGTCAGGAAGACGAGGAGGCCATTCCCAGCTATCCCGTCAAGGTGACTGTGCATGGCGATGGCGCGGTACGTGCCCACCGTGAAATGCCCAACATCGATGCGCCGCCTTTCTTTGCCATGGTGCTCGATCACCAGGGCCGCATCAACCGCTGGCAGACGGCGGTGAGCTCTTCTCCTTCCATCTGCATGACGGACTTCGGCGTGTACCCCGTGGGCACTTCGGCTGACAACGCCTACCGCAGCCACGTCCTTCACATGCTGACGCCGGAAACGGAAAACACCACGCACTATTTCTGGTCCGTGGCGCGCAATCGGCGCCTTGACGATGAGGCTTTGACCGAGTCTGTTCGCCAGGCCATCGTGCACACGTTTGATGAAGACGCGGTGGTGCTTTCCCTGCAGCAAAAGCAGGTGCAGGAATACGGCGGCCCTGTGCCTCGTGTGGCTCTCAAAGTCGATGAAGCCCCGATTCGTGCTCGCCGCATGCTGGATGCACTTATCAAGCGCGAAGAGCAAGAGCCAGGCTTCATCTATCAACCGGCGTTGATGATCGAAGACACCACGCCAGAACTTTCCATGTAA
- a CDS encoding MarR family winged helix-turn-helix transcriptional regulator, with protein MKNKTDNLSLYTLPGHHARRVHQAAVALFTEEVGELKLTPVQYAALQTICNTPGIDQTTLAKAIAFDTSTINGVIDRLEARGLLERNASATDKRVRLITPTAQGQEVLKEAIPCVLRSQTRLLAPLTEKERKEYLRLTQLIISAETGPEKGSR; from the coding sequence ATGAAGAACAAAACAGACAACCTGAGCCTCTACACCTTGCCTGGTCACCACGCCAGACGCGTGCATCAGGCTGCGGTTGCTCTTTTCACGGAAGAAGTGGGCGAGCTGAAACTCACCCCCGTGCAGTACGCCGCTTTGCAGACCATCTGCAACACCCCGGGAATTGACCAGACCACGCTGGCCAAAGCCATTGCTTTTGACACCTCCACCATCAATGGCGTGATTGACCGGCTGGAAGCACGCGGCTTGCTTGAACGCAATGCCTCTGCAACAGACAAGCGTGTGCGCCTGATCACTCCCACCGCACAGGGCCAGGAAGTGCTCAAGGAAGCGATTCCCTGCGTTCTGCGCTCTCAAACGCGCTTGCTGGCGCCACTTACAGAGAAAGAGCGCAAGGAATATCTGCGCCTGACGCAGTTAATCATCTCCGCAGAAACCGGGCCTGAAAAAGGCAGCCGATAG
- a CDS encoding DUF445 domain-containing protein: MLTPEQRLSLQQAKRLPLILLLAVTAGFIATALAGSRWAIDGLEVPLWLVCLRAICEAAMVGALADWFAVTALFRHIPLPMVGRHTAIIPRNKDRIGENLAVFVRDKFLDAPSLVALIERHNPAQALADWLTAPANSQLLGKQVARLALAALEMVQDKQVEKFLTQSLKAVMQHVDLSRTAASLLSGLTSGGRHQEVLDDVLARISGVLRQEQTHVLIAQTIVVWLKREHPIKEKMLPTDWLSDKGASMIASALDSLLQDIAHHPDHRLREAFDDSVQRLIEGLQTDPVYAERVEKLRNYLLHDEKLAAYLRELWQGWRARLQRDLADENSALARRATVMGRWLGQALAHDEALRISMNERLKRWATTLAPDVSQFIGQHIADTVKRWDAEQLSTLIEAHIGKDLQYIRINGTLVGGAIGLLLFLLSHAGSLWRSAMQALG; this comes from the coding sequence ATGCTTACGCCAGAACAACGCCTGTCGCTGCAACAAGCCAAGCGCTTGCCACTGATTCTCTTGCTGGCCGTCACAGCCGGCTTCATTGCTACGGCGCTGGCGGGTTCGCGCTGGGCCATTGACGGGCTGGAGGTGCCGCTGTGGCTGGTCTGCCTGCGTGCCATCTGCGAGGCAGCCATGGTCGGCGCACTGGCCGACTGGTTTGCCGTCACGGCCCTGTTCCGCCATATTCCGCTGCCCATGGTGGGGCGGCACACGGCCATCATCCCGCGCAACAAGGACCGCATTGGCGAGAACCTGGCTGTCTTTGTGCGCGACAAGTTTCTGGATGCGCCGTCGCTGGTGGCGCTGATCGAGCGGCATAACCCGGCGCAGGCGCTGGCCGACTGGCTCACCGCACCTGCCAATAGCCAGCTACTGGGCAAGCAGGTAGCGCGGCTGGCGCTGGCCGCGCTGGAGATGGTGCAGGACAAGCAGGTCGAGAAGTTTCTGACCCAGTCGCTCAAGGCGGTGATGCAGCATGTTGATTTGTCGCGCACTGCTGCATCGCTGCTGTCAGGGCTGACGTCTGGCGGGCGCCATCAGGAGGTGCTCGACGATGTGCTGGCGCGCATCAGCGGTGTGTTGAGGCAGGAGCAAACCCATGTGCTGATTGCGCAGACGATTGTGGTGTGGCTCAAGCGCGAGCACCCCATCAAGGAAAAAATGTTGCCCACCGACTGGCTCAGCGACAAGGGGGCCAGCATGATTGCCAGTGCGCTCGACAGCCTGCTGCAGGATATTGCGCATCACCCGGATCATCGTTTGCGTGAGGCGTTTGATGATTCCGTGCAGCGTTTGATTGAAGGCTTGCAAACCGATCCCGTATATGCCGAGCGCGTGGAAAAGCTGCGCAACTACCTGCTGCACGATGAAAAGCTGGCCGCCTATCTGCGCGAGCTGTGGCAAGGCTGGCGCGCCCGGCTGCAGCGCGATCTGGCCGATGAAAACTCGGCCCTGGCGCGGCGCGCTACTGTCATGGGGCGCTGGCTGGGGCAGGCATTGGCGCATGACGAGGCGCTGCGCATTTCCATGAACGAGCGCCTCAAGCGCTGGGCGACGACGCTGGCGCCTGATGTGTCGCAGTTCATCGGGCAGCACATTGCAGACACCGTCAAGCGCTGGGATGCGGAGCAACTCTCCACCTTGATCGAAGCGCATATCGGCAAAGACCTTCAGTACATACGCATCAACGGCACGCTGGTGGGCGGGGCAATTGGTTTGCTGCTGTTCTTGCTGTCCCACGCGGGCAGCCTGTGGCGTAGCGCGATGCAGGCGCTGGGCTGA
- a CDS encoding DUF3297 family protein: MTDAIRPELPDHLSIDPRSPHHVAAVFEYDIGIRFNGKERFDVEEYCVSEGWVKVPHGKAIDRKGKPLLIKLKGTVEAYYR, from the coding sequence ATGACCGACGCTATCCGCCCCGAACTGCCTGACCATCTGTCCATCGACCCTCGCAGCCCCCATCATGTGGCCGCCGTGTTTGAATACGACATCGGCATCCGCTTCAATGGCAAGGAGCGCTTTGACGTTGAGGAATACTGCGTCAGCGAAGGCTGGGTCAAAGTCCCTCACGGCAAGGCGATTGACCGCAAGGGCAAGCCTTTGCTGATCAAGCTCAAAGGCACGGTCGAGGCCTACTACCGCTAA
- the hmpA gene encoding NO-inducible flavohemoprotein: MLTERQREIVKATVPLLETGGEALTTHFYKTMLAEHPEVRPLFNQAHQQSGAQPRALAHSVLMYAKNIDRLEGLGNLPAQIINKHVALQVQAEHYPVVGACLLRAIREVLGAEIATDEVIAAWGAAYQQLADILIAAERSIYDQTAAAEGGWRGARDFKVVRKEAESAEITSFYLEPVDGGAVIAHLPGQYIGLTAVVDGVEQRRNYSLSAASNGKSYRISVKREQGGKVSGYLHDQVQVGDVLQLFAPSGHFTLQASARPLVLISGGVGITPTLPMLQAALPTGRQITFIHCARDRGVQAFREKVDALAAAHTQLTRRYCYDRHDQAQAADGVAMQGRLSTEVLAQWLPESRDADVYFLGPRDFMRSVKQSLQTLGVPETQVHYEFFGPAEALTTP; this comes from the coding sequence ATGCTGACCGAACGTCAACGCGAGATTGTCAAAGCCACCGTCCCCCTGCTGGAAACCGGCGGCGAAGCCCTGACCACCCATTTCTACAAGACCATGCTGGCCGAGCACCCCGAGGTGCGCCCGCTGTTCAACCAGGCGCACCAGCAAAGCGGTGCCCAGCCGCGTGCGTTGGCCCATAGCGTGCTGATGTACGCCAAGAATATCGACCGTCTGGAAGGTCTGGGCAACCTGCCCGCGCAGATCATCAACAAGCATGTGGCGCTGCAGGTGCAGGCCGAGCATTACCCCGTGGTGGGTGCGTGCCTGCTGCGTGCCATTCGTGAGGTGCTGGGTGCAGAGATTGCGACCGACGAAGTCATCGCCGCCTGGGGGGCCGCCTACCAGCAACTGGCAGACATTCTGATTGCGGCCGAGCGCAGCATTTATGACCAGACTGCAGCTGCCGAAGGCGGCTGGCGCGGCGCGCGTGACTTCAAGGTGGTGCGCAAGGAAGCTGAGAGTGCGGAGATTACTTCCTTCTATCTGGAGCCAGTGGATGGCGGTGCCGTCATTGCCCATCTGCCCGGTCAGTACATTGGCCTCACGGCGGTCGTGGATGGTGTGGAGCAGCGCCGCAACTATTCGCTGTCTGCCGCCAGCAATGGCAAGAGCTATCGCATCAGCGTCAAGCGCGAGCAGGGTGGCAAGGTCTCGGGCTATCTGCACGATCAGGTTCAGGTTGGGGATGTGCTGCAGCTGTTTGCACCTTCGGGCCACTTCACGCTGCAGGCCAGCGCCAGGCCTTTGGTGCTGATCAGTGGCGGCGTGGGTATTACTCCCACCCTGCCCATGCTGCAGGCGGCGCTGCCCACGGGGCGCCAGATCACCTTTATTCACTGCGCACGCGATCGCGGCGTGCAGGCCTTCCGTGAAAAGGTGGATGCGCTGGCAGCCGCCCACACACAGCTAACCCGCCGCTATTGCTATGACCGTCACGACCAAGCTCAGGCGGCAGATGGTGTGGCCATGCAAGGCCGCCTGAGCACCGAAGTGCTGGCACAGTGGCTGCCCGAATCGCGTGACGCTGATGTCTATTTCCTTGGCCCGCGTGACTTCATGCGCAGCGTCAAGCAATCACTGCAGACGCTGGGCGTGCCCGAGACACAGGTGCATTACGAGTTCTTTGGCCCGGCTGAAGCGTTGACTACCCCCTGA
- the norR gene encoding nitric oxide reductase transcriptional regulator NorR, with product MTTSHILNAVIPLVADLAQDMPERERMRRLLAALRTLLPADAVALLKLEGEWLRPMAIDGLVPDTLGRRFRLSDHPRLAQLLAAGQAMRFEPDSPLPDPYDGLVAHQGQPMAELHVHDCMGCVLQLGGMPWGLLTLDAMQPGRFADASSLALLQAFSNLAAATVATAERVHQLSQIARNTQGAACYIAAPQRELLGNSPAMRSLQKDIALIASSDLSVLITGETGTGKELVAQAVHAQSSRARRPLVSINCAALPDNLVESELFGHVRGAFTGAQTERSGKFEQAHQGTLFLDEVGELSLPVQAKLLRVLQSGQLQRLGSDREHHVDVRVIAATNRDLAAEVAAGRMRADFYHRLNVYPLQLPSLRERDSDVLLLAGYFLEENRSRLQLGGLRLDAAAQAALLRHDWPGNVRELEHLISRAVLKALSRQDTGRARILTILPDDLEIHAAQPQPLQTAPGETSAPAATAPAGLRESVAEHERQLILASLQRHQGSWAAAARELQLDRANLQRLAKRLGIEKP from the coding sequence ATGACAACAAGCCACATCCTCAATGCCGTTATCCCGCTGGTCGCAGACCTGGCCCAGGACATGCCTGAGCGCGAACGCATGCGCCGCCTGCTGGCCGCCCTGCGCACGCTGCTGCCTGCAGATGCCGTGGCCCTGCTGAAACTGGAAGGTGAATGGCTGCGCCCCATGGCCATTGACGGTCTGGTGCCAGACACGCTGGGGCGGCGCTTTCGCCTCAGCGATCATCCACGTCTGGCCCAGTTGCTGGCCGCAGGTCAGGCCATGCGCTTTGAGCCTGACAGCCCTCTGCCCGATCCGTATGACGGGCTGGTCGCCCATCAGGGCCAGCCCATGGCAGAGCTGCATGTGCATGACTGCATGGGCTGCGTGCTCCAACTGGGCGGCATGCCATGGGGCCTGCTGACGCTGGACGCCATGCAGCCCGGGCGCTTTGCAGATGCCAGCTCTCTCGCGCTGCTTCAGGCTTTCAGCAATCTGGCTGCCGCCACCGTGGCCACCGCAGAGCGCGTGCATCAGCTGTCGCAGATAGCCCGCAACACACAGGGCGCGGCCTGCTACATTGCCGCGCCGCAGCGCGAGCTGCTGGGCAACAGCCCGGCCATGCGCAGCCTGCAAAAAGACATTGCACTGATTGCCAGCAGCGACCTCAGCGTGCTCATCACCGGCGAAACAGGCACTGGCAAAGAGCTGGTGGCTCAGGCTGTACACGCCCAGTCCTCCCGCGCCAGGCGCCCTCTGGTCAGCATCAACTGCGCCGCCCTGCCCGATAACCTAGTGGAAAGCGAGCTGTTCGGCCATGTGCGTGGCGCTTTCACGGGTGCACAGACCGAACGCAGTGGCAAATTTGAGCAAGCCCATCAGGGCACATTGTTTCTGGACGAGGTCGGCGAGCTGTCTCTGCCCGTGCAGGCCAAGCTGCTGCGTGTGCTGCAAAGCGGCCAGCTGCAGCGCCTGGGCTCTGACCGCGAACACCATGTGGATGTGCGCGTCATCGCCGCCACCAACCGTGATCTGGCCGCCGAGGTTGCTGCCGGGCGCATGCGTGCCGACTTCTACCACCGCCTCAACGTCTATCCGCTGCAGCTGCCTTCGCTGCGCGAGCGCGACAGCGATGTGCTGCTGCTGGCGGGCTACTTTCTGGAAGAGAACCGCTCCCGCCTGCAACTGGGCGGGCTGCGGCTGGATGCTGCAGCGCAAGCGGCCTTGCTCAGGCACGACTGGCCCGGCAATGTGCGCGAGCTGGAGCACCTCATCAGCCGCGCCGTGCTCAAGGCCCTGAGCCGCCAGGATACGGGCCGGGCCCGCATTCTGACGATACTGCCCGATGATCTGGAAATACACGCGGCCCAGCCACAGCCACTGCAGACAGCACCGGGGGAAACATCAGCGCCAGCAGCAACCGCACCCGCAGGCCTGCGCGAATCAGTGGCCGAGCATGAAAGACAGCTGATTCTGGCCAGCCTGCAGCGCCACCAGGGCAGCTGGGCCGCTGCAGCGCGTGAACTGCAGCTGGACAGAGCCAATCTGCAGCGTCTGGCCAAACGTCTGGGAATCGAGAAACCTTGA
- a CDS encoding FKBP-type peptidyl-prolyl cis-trans isomerase has translation MALTALVSGLEDAKAETSSNGLIFESLVQGTGPSPTASDVIKVHYRGYFPESGKEFDSSYERNRPIEFPLHSVIACWREGTQRMRVGGKARFTCPPSLAYGTRGSGRVIPPNATLSFDVELLGIQGR, from the coding sequence ATGGCTCTGACCGCGCTGGTTTCTGGTCTGGAAGATGCAAAGGCCGAGACGAGCAGCAATGGTCTGATTTTTGAAAGTCTGGTGCAGGGCACTGGCCCCAGCCCCACGGCTTCGGACGTCATCAAAGTGCACTACCGTGGCTATTTTCCGGAGTCCGGCAAGGAGTTCGACAGCTCCTACGAGCGCAATCGGCCCATCGAGTTTCCACTGCACAGTGTGATTGCCTGCTGGCGCGAAGGCACGCAGCGTATGAGGGTGGGCGGCAAGGCGCGCTTTACCTGCCCGCCATCGCTGGCTTACGGCACACGCGGCTCGGGGCGGGTGATTCCTCCCAATGCCACCCTGAGCTTTGATGTGGAGCTGCTGGGCATTCAGGGCCGCTGA
- a CDS encoding methionine synthase yields the protein MFETSIAGSLPKPEWLAETNKLWPQWKAEGDALLQAKADATLLWIKAQEDAGLDIVCDGEQSRQHFVHGFLEQVEGIDFDNKVKMGIRDNRYDAMVPQVVSALRLKGRVHAFEAQLARAHTKKKLKFTLPGPMTIIDTVADRFYGDKVKMAFAFAELLNQEALALQADGVDIIQFDEPAFNVYMKDAADWGVKALERAAQGLTCTTAVHICYGYGIKANTDWKSTLGEEWRQYETVFPALARSSIDQVSLECIHSHVPPNLMKLLAGKDVMVGVIDVASDVVETPEEVADTIGRALEFVPKERLLPCTNCGLAPMSRDVAWRKLEALAAGAKLAKERITAV from the coding sequence ATGTTTGAAACCTCCATCGCCGGCAGCCTGCCCAAACCCGAGTGGCTGGCTGAAACCAACAAGCTCTGGCCCCAGTGGAAAGCAGAAGGCGATGCCCTACTGCAAGCCAAGGCCGATGCCACCCTTCTGTGGATCAAGGCTCAGGAAGACGCGGGCCTGGACATCGTGTGCGACGGCGAGCAGTCGCGTCAGCACTTTGTGCATGGCTTTCTGGAGCAAGTCGAGGGCATTGACTTCGACAACAAAGTGAAAATGGGCATCCGCGACAACCGCTATGACGCCATGGTGCCTCAGGTAGTCTCAGCCCTGCGCCTGAAAGGTCGCGTCCATGCCTTTGAAGCGCAACTGGCGCGTGCACACACCAAGAAAAAGCTCAAGTTCACCCTGCCTGGCCCGATGACCATCATCGATACCGTAGCAGACCGCTTCTACGGTGACAAAGTCAAGATGGCTTTCGCCTTTGCAGAGCTACTCAACCAAGAAGCCCTGGCGCTGCAGGCCGATGGCGTGGACATCATCCAGTTTGATGAACCAGCCTTCAACGTCTACATGAAGGACGCAGCCGACTGGGGAGTGAAAGCGCTGGAGCGGGCGGCGCAGGGGCTGACATGCACAACAGCAGTTCATATCTGCTACGGCTACGGCATCAAGGCCAATACCGACTGGAAGAGCACCCTGGGTGAAGAATGGCGCCAGTACGAAACGGTGTTCCCGGCGCTGGCCCGCAGCAGCATTGATCAGGTAAGCCTGGAGTGCATTCACTCCCATGTGCCGCCAAATCTGATGAAACTGCTGGCTGGCAAGGACGTGATGGTTGGTGTGATCGATGTGGCCAGCGATGTGGTCGAGACACCAGAGGAAGTCGCCGACACCATTGGCCGCGCGCTGGAGTTTGTACCCAAGGAGCGATTGCTCCCATGCACGAATTGCGGCTTGGCCCCTATGTCGCGGGATGTAGCATGGCGCAAGCTAGAGGCATTAGCAGCTGGCGCGAAGCTGGCAAAGGAGCGTATTACTGCTGTGTGA
- a CDS encoding DUF1852 domain-containing protein codes for MNNELSFNLKSICFDENYLPSDSTRITTNFANLARGSSRQQNLRHTLRMIDRRFNDLAHWDNPTGDRYSVELEIISVEMNIAAQGRSDAFPLIEILKTSFLDKKENKRIEGIVGNNFSSYVRDYDFSVLLPDYNLNRAQFSVPADFGDLHGKLFKQFSSSSTYAQHFSKQPVICISVSTSKTYQRTENQHPVLGVEYLQNELSSTDHYFAKMGLQVRFFMPPNSVAPLAFYFRGDLLGDYSNLELIGTISTMETFQKIYRPEIYNANSAAGKRYQPSLNNQDYSVTQIVYDREERSQLAVKQGKFAEECFIKPYKSVLEQWASKFSH; via the coding sequence ATGAACAATGAACTGAGCTTCAACCTCAAGAGCATTTGCTTCGATGAAAACTATCTCCCATCGGACAGCACACGCATCACCACCAACTTTGCCAACCTGGCCCGTGGCTCCAGCCGCCAGCAAAACCTGCGCCACACGCTGCGCATGATTGACCGCCGCTTCAATGATCTGGCGCATTGGGACAACCCGACCGGGGACCGCTACTCGGTGGAGCTGGAGATCATCTCGGTAGAAATGAATATTGCGGCTCAAGGCCGCAGCGATGCATTTCCCTTGATCGAGATTCTGAAAACCAGCTTTCTCGACAAGAAAGAAAACAAACGTATCGAAGGCATTGTGGGCAACAACTTTTCCTCTTATGTGCGTGACTATGACTTCAGCGTACTGCTGCCCGACTACAACCTGAACCGCGCGCAATTCAGCGTGCCCGCCGATTTTGGCGACCTGCATGGGAAGCTGTTCAAGCAGTTTTCCAGCTCCAGCACCTATGCCCAGCACTTCAGCAAGCAGCCAGTCATCTGCATCAGCGTCTCGACGAGCAAGACCTATCAGCGCACCGAGAATCAGCACCCTGTGCTGGGCGTCGAGTATCTGCAAAACGAGCTGTCATCTACGGACCATTACTTCGCCAAGATGGGCTTGCAGGTGCGCTTTTTCATGCCGCCCAACAGCGTCGCGCCCTTGGCGTTTTACTTCCGCGGCGATCTGCTGGGCGACTACTCGAACCTTGAGCTGATCGGCACCATCAGCACCATGGAGACCTTCCAGAAGATCTATCGCCCCGAGATTTACAACGCCAACTCTGCGGCCGGAAAACGCTATCAGCCGAGCCTGAATAACCAGGATTACTCGGTGACGCAGATTGTTTATGACCGTGAAGAGCGCAGCCAGCTGGCCGTGAAGCAGGGCAAGTTTGCCGAGGAGTGTTTCATCAAGCCCTACAAGAGCGTGCTGGAACAATGGGCCAGCAAGTTCTCTCATTGA
- the msuE gene encoding FMN reductase: MSTLKTTRTLRIVAVSGGLQRPSKSAALAEHLLDLIANEVPCQQRLIEIGAIAPQLVGAVWRSHLPAAVEQALAAAEQADVLVVATPVFRGAYTGLFKHFFDFIDQDALIDKPVLLAATGGSERHALVIDQQLRPLFSFFQARTLPLGVYATDKNFVDYRLQDDALIARAHLAVQRALPLIGLSRQTCTASSEPLLAA, translated from the coding sequence ATGAGCACGCTAAAAACAACACGAACACTGCGCATCGTCGCCGTTTCCGGCGGACTGCAACGCCCCTCCAAATCTGCAGCGTTGGCAGAGCATCTGCTGGACCTGATCGCAAACGAAGTTCCGTGCCAGCAACGCCTGATCGAAATCGGCGCGATCGCGCCACAACTGGTGGGTGCTGTCTGGCGCAGTCATCTTCCTGCTGCGGTGGAGCAGGCGCTTGCCGCCGCTGAGCAAGCCGATGTGCTGGTGGTGGCTACGCCGGTCTTTCGCGGTGCCTACACCGGATTGTTCAAGCATTTCTTCGACTTCATCGATCAGGACGCCTTGATCGACAAGCCCGTGCTGCTGGCCGCCACCGGCGGCAGCGAGCGCCACGCCCTGGTGATTGACCAGCAACTGCGGCCTCTGTTCAGCTTCTTTCAGGCGCGCACTTTGCCGCTGGGCGTCTATGCCACTGACAAGAATTTTGTGGACTACCGCCTGCAAGACGATGCCCTGATCGCACGTGCCCACCTGGCCGTGCAGCGGGCCCTGCCCTTGATCGGCCTGTCGCGCCAGACCTGCACCGCTTCATCCGAGCCATTGCTTGCGGCCTGA
- a CDS encoding LysR family transcriptional regulator, which yields MLERIHLAIVQEVEKQGSLTAAADVLCVTQSALSHSMRKLEGQLGTDIWLREGRSLRLTQAGHYLLAVANRVLPQLDLAETRLKQFAQGERGALRIGMECHPCYQWLLKIVSPYLAAWPDVEVDVKQKFQFGGIGALFGYEIDLLVTPDPLYKPGLEFVPVFDYEQVLVVSSQHALAQADYVLPRHLSDEVLITYPVATDRLDIYNQFLLPAGIAPRRHKTIETTDIMLQMVASGRGVAALPRWLALEYAAKMPVVPVRLGKKGIAKKIHLGARVADLKTDYLQAFIALAREPLAV from the coding sequence ATGTTGGAGCGCATCCACCTCGCCATCGTTCAAGAGGTTGAAAAACAGGGCTCTTTGACAGCCGCTGCCGATGTGCTGTGCGTTACCCAGTCGGCGCTCAGCCACAGCATGAGAAAGCTGGAAGGCCAACTGGGCACCGATATCTGGTTGCGCGAGGGCCGCAGCCTGCGCCTGACGCAGGCCGGCCACTATCTGCTGGCCGTGGCCAACCGTGTGCTGCCCCAGCTGGATCTGGCGGAGACCCGCCTGAAGCAATTTGCGCAGGGCGAGCGTGGTGCGCTGCGCATTGGCATGGAGTGCCACCCTTGCTACCAGTGGTTGCTGAAGATCGTCTCGCCCTATCTGGCCGCTTGGCCCGATGTGGAAGTGGACGTGAAGCAGAAGTTTCAGTTTGGCGGTATTGGTGCGCTGTTTGGCTATGAGATTGACCTGCTGGTCACGCCCGATCCGCTCTACAAACCGGGGCTGGAATTTGTGCCGGTGTTCGACTACGAGCAGGTGCTGGTGGTCTCCAGCCAGCATGCGCTGGCCCAGGCGGACTATGTGCTGCCCCGGCACCTGAGCGACGAGGTGCTGATTACCTACCCCGTGGCCACCGACCGGCTGGATATCTACAACCAGTTCTTGCTGCCCGCAGGCATTGCGCCGCGCCGCCACAAGACCATCGAGACCACGGACATCATGCTCCAGATGGTGGCCAGCGGCCGCGGTGTGGCTGCGCTGCCGCGCTGGCTGGCGCTGGAATACGCGGCCAAGATGCCCGTGGTGCCGGTGCGCCTGGGCAAAAAAGGCATTGCCAAGAAAATCCACCTGGGTGCGCGCGTGGCGGATTTGAAGACGGACTATCTGCAGGCCTTTATCGCACTGGCACGCGAGCCGCTGGCTGTTTGA
- a CDS encoding isocitrate lyase/PEP mutase family protein, with protein MNSKQKLKALADARRGVLVPGAFNAMSAKLIADLGFEAIYVTGAGVTNMWFGMPDQGFMGLTDIADHTARIRDAVDVPLLVDADTGFGNAVNTYHAVRTLERAGADCIQLEDQVSPKRCGHFNGKAVIETSEMLGKIKAAVDARRDSGTLIMARTDAAAVHGFEAAIERAQQFQEAGADILFVEAVTKAEEVRALPQRLKAPQLMNMVIGGKTPIFNADELGALGFGFVLYANAALQGAVAGMQKCLTLLRDEHKVDEDPAIVAPFLERQRLVNKDFWDALEQKYK; from the coding sequence ATGAATTCCAAGCAAAAACTCAAGGCCCTGGCCGATGCGCGCCGCGGCGTTCTAGTGCCCGGCGCGTTCAACGCCATGTCCGCCAAGCTGATTGCGGACCTCGGCTTTGAAGCCATTTACGTGACCGGTGCCGGTGTCACCAATATGTGGTTTGGCATGCCCGACCAAGGCTTTATGGGCCTGACCGATATCGCCGACCACACGGCACGCATCCGCGATGCTGTGGATGTGCCGCTGCTGGTCGATGCCGACACCGGCTTTGGCAACGCCGTCAACACGTACCACGCCGTGCGCACACTGGAGCGCGCCGGGGCCGACTGCATTCAGCTGGAAGACCAGGTCTCGCCCAAGCGCTGCGGCCACTTCAACGGCAAGGCCGTGATTGAAACCAGCGAGATGCTGGGCAAGATCAAGGCCGCCGTCGATGCTCGCCGCGACAGCGGCACGCTCATCATGGCCCGCACCGATGCCGCTGCTGTCCACGGTTTTGAAGCTGCCATCGAGCGCGCACAGCAGTTTCAGGAAGCCGGTGCCGACATCCTGTTTGTTGAAGCTGTTACCAAGGCGGAAGAAGTGCGTGCCTTGCCCCAGCGCCTAAAGGCCCCGCAGCTAATGAACATGGTCATCGGCGGCAAAACTCCTATCTTCAATGCCGACGAACTGGGTGCGCTGGGCTTTGGCTTTGTGCTCTACGCCAACGCCGCGCTGCAAGGCGCTGTGGCCGGCATGCAGAAATGCCTGACCTTGCTGCGCGACGAGCACAAGGTGGACGAAGACCCCGCCATCGTCGCCCCGTTCCTGGAGCGCCAGCGTCTGGTCAACAAGGACTTCTGGGATGCGCTAGAGCAGAAGTACAAATAA